In the Gemmatimonadales bacterium genome, TAATCGAGCCACCGATGACGCTGGCTGCCAGCGGCTGATAGAGCTCGCCACCGGCACCCCAGCCAAACACCAGCGGAAGCACGCCGGCAATCGTGGTGATGGAGGTCATGGCAATGGCGCGCAACCGCTGCTGCCCGCCAAGCACGATGGCCTCTTCGATCGAGTGCCCCAGCTCGCGGAACCGACCGATCGCGTCGAGCTTGACGATGGCCTCATTGTCTGCCATACCGATCATCACCACGATGCCAATCAGTGCCACCGCATTGATGCTCTGACCGGTCAGCCAAAGAAGCAGGATGCCGCCAGCTCCCGCGAGGGGGACGGTGAGGAGAACCACAAGGGGTGTTGTGAACGAGGCGAACTCGCCGGCGAGCACCAGGAACACCAGTGCCACCGAGAGAACAGCGACCAGCATCAGCTGGTTGGTGGTGCGCCGCTGCTCCGCCTCGGCACCGCCCAGCGTGACGTCGACCCCGGGAGGCAGATCGACGCCTTCAAGAGCGCGTCGAACGTCGCGCGTGGCACGGTTGAGCCCCCCTTCCTCGGCCACTGCCTCGACCACGCTGACGGGCCGCTGGTTGATACGCACCACCTCGATCGGGGCACGAATATCCTTGACGGAGACCAGTTGTCCGACTGGAACACCCCTGATCGGAATTGCCAGCGCGGTCTGGAGGTCTTCGTTGAATGAACCGGTAAACCGGACCCGGATGGGGGTCCGCCGGTCGGTCTCCCGAAAGTCGCCCGAGTTGACGCCGCCCAGTCCGCCCGCCAGCGTGTTGGCGACCTGGCTGGCCGTGATGCCGAGCCGGGCCATCTGCGCCCGGTCGAGGGTGACTTCGATCGTCGGCTGGGTGCCGGCGTAGGCATCGCGAACGTCTGCCAGGCTGGCGACTCCAGCCAGCTTGGCTCTGATCGCGTCGGCCCAGCGTGCTGACTCGTCGAGTCTGGGACCTGCCACCTCGACCCGCACCAGGCGCCCCTCTCGCCCGATCAGGCTACCGAACTCCGACTGACCCGCGAGATCGATGGCCAGACCGCCTTGGGCCAGGTCCGGCACCGCCTGGCGAAGCCGCTCGGCGAACGCGGCCGCACCCATCCGGTCCGGTACCGGCAGAAGCAGCTGCGCCGATGCGGAGGTACCAGGATCTGCGCCCGCCAGCACTTCCTCGTCCGTGGCAACGCCGATCCGGCTGTAGATCCCTGCGGACCCCAGAGTCATGGCCGCCTCCTCGAGCCGGCGCGCCTGGCGGGCCGTTTCCTCGATCGCGGTGCCTTCGGGCAGACGCAGGTAGGCCACCGCGATGCCCTCGTCGACCCGCGGCAGGATCTCTCTCGGCATCCGGCTCGCAACCGCAATCGTGCTCAGCGTGACCACAGCCGAGATCGCGATCACGGCGAAGGGGTGCTGCAGTGACCAGCGCATCCCGGCCTCGTACAGCCCCTCGAGACGATGGCCGACCCGGTCGGCGGCGCCGAGGAAACCGGTCGACGGACGCGGCGCCTTCGCGTTTGGCACTTTGCCGCGCGTCAGCAGGACGGGCATCAGGGTCAGGGCCAGAACGAGCGATGCGCCGACGGACATCACGACACTGAGCGAGAGGTCGCGAAAGAGCGCAGCTGCCAACCCTTCGACGAACACGATCGGACCGAAGACGAGCAGTGTGGTGAGCGTACCTGCAATCAGCGGACCGGTGACTTCCTCGGTGCCGAGGCGGGCCGCTTCGAAGCGCCCCAAGCCCCTCTCGATATGCCGATTGGTCACCTCCGCTACCACGATGGCGTTGTCGACCAGCAACCCGATGCCGAGGGCCAGTCCGCCCAGCGAGAGAATGTTGATGGTGACGCCCATCAGCTGCAGCAGGGTCAGGGCGACCATGACCGAGAGCGGCACCATCAGCCCGATGGTGAGCGAGCTGCGCCAGTCACGCAGGAACAGCAGGATCACCAGCAAGGACAGCGCGCCGCCGATGAAGATCTCCTGGGTCAGGTTCGAGAGCGCGTCGTTGACGAACTCCGCTTGCGCAGCCACCACCCTGATCTGGAGGTCAGGGAACTCCTCGCGGAGGAGGTCGATGGCGCGGTAGATGTCACGAGTCACCGCCACCGTGTTGGCGCCGGCGTCCTTGTAGACCACCAGGCCCACGGCCGGCTTGGAGTCGAGCGTGGTGATCGTCGTCGGGTCGGCAAGGCCGAGCGAGACGGACCCGACGTCGCGGAGCGTGATACCACTGCGAGTCGGGCCTACCGGTGTGCTGGCAATCTCCTGCACGGTCTGAAACTCGGTCAGCGCACGCAGCGAGAAGCGGAACTGCCCCCGACGAACCGTACCGCCCGGAGCCTGCGGATTGGCGGAGCGGACGGCGGATGCAACGTCATCCGGCGTGATGCCCAGCGCGCGGGTGCGCTCCGGATCGATCTCGACCCGGATCTCGTCCTCGGGCTCGCCGGCCACCGCCACGCTGGCAACCCCGGCCAGTTGCTCCAGCCGGCGCGCATGCACGTCCCGCGCGGTGCGGGCAATGCTGCGCAGATCGCCGCTGCCCGTCAGGCCGAGCACGGCAATCGGACGCTCGCCGGGGTCGCTGGTCAGCAGGGTGGGGCGCTCGGCGCGTTCGGGCAGCTTGCCGCGCGCATTGTCGAGCCGTTCGCGCACTTGAAGCACCGTGGTTGGCATGCTGGTGCCCCACGCAAAGCGCAGCGTGGTCGTCGCTTCGCCGGTCCGGCTGACTGATTTGAGCTCGACCAGTCCCGGCGTGGCCGCGACCGCCTCTTCGATCTGCTCTGCAATGAAACGCGAGACTTCTTCCGGCGCTGCGCCAGGATAGGCTGTTCTGATCGTCAGGACCGGCAGCTGGACGTCCGGCAGCAGCGAGACCGGAAGCTTGCCCAGCGACACCGCACCAAGCAGCACCATCGCCAGGACGGCGGCAATGGTCGTGACAGGCCGTCTGAGGGCCGAGGCGGCAATCGACATATGGAGCTGGCCCCTTTACCGCGTGCCGCGTTCCTGGCGGGCAACCATCCGCACCGGCGCATCGTGCGTCAGCGTCAGATGCCCTTCGATCAGCACGGTGTCGCCCGCCGCGACGGGGATCTGGCCGGTCGCGCTGTCGGGCAGAACTTCGGTTTCCAGGCCGTTGCTGCGACCGGGGAAGATGTAGACCCACTGCGCCCGACCGTCGCGTGCGACGAACACGAGCGGCCGGCCGTCGCGCTCGATCACCGCGGAGGACGGCACCACGACGCGGCCGGGCAGCCGGGTCGCTTCGAGGCGGACGTCGGCGTACATCCCGGGGCGAAGCACGCTGTTGCTTCCGATCCGCACCACGGCGCGACCGGCCCGGGTGGTGCTGTCGACCATGGGCAGGATCGCCGCGATTCGTCCGCTGATCGGACGGTCGGCCACGGCAGCGGCGGTGACGGTTGCGTCACCTCCGATCCGAATCAGCGGCAAATCGTGTTCGAGGACCGACGCCTCGACTCGGAGGTTCGAGAGGTCGACGATCCGCCCGATGTCCTGGCCCTGGCTGAGTCGCTCACCGACCGCGACCCTGACCTCGTCGACCACCCCGCTGAACGGCGCGACGATGGTGGCGCGTTCCCGCTGCAGCTTGGCGCGCTCGAGCTCTGCTTTGGCGCGATCGAGGCCGGCCCGAATCTCGGCGCTGCGCAGCCGCTCGCCCGTTACCGCGCGGCCGGTCACGATGGAGTCGCCGATGATGTTGTCGAGCACTTTGAGCTTGGCGTCATCGAGGGAGGCTTGGGCTTGCTCGACTGCCAGGTCGAGTTCGCGCGGGTCGACTTCGACCAGTACCTGGCCCTGGGTGACCCGATCGCCGGGACGAACCTTGACCGCGGTGATCGGCCCGGTGGTTTCGCTCTTGAGCATCGCGACCCCGTCGGAGCGCACCTGGCCCGTGGTGACGATCGAGAGCACCAGGTCGCCTTGACGGACCGCCTGGCCCACCACGGGAAGGGTGACGCTGCCGGTGCTCGACTCGCCACCATCCTCGCCGTCGCCGCTGCCGCTGTCCGGTTCGGCTTTCTTACAGCCGGCCACGACGAACAGCGGCAGCGCGACGGCAATCATGGTGCGCAGCAGCGCCGCGCCCGCTAGGCTTCGCTTCACAACGTCCTCCCGATCAGGGCTTCGATCTCGGCTTTGGCAAGTATGTACTCGAACCGGGCCCGTACCGCTTCGGCCTCGGCCGCGTCGAGCTGCTCCTGTGCCCGGCTCAGCACATCGATGGTCAGGGACCCGATCCGGTACCGCTCCAACTGGACCCGAACGAGGGCGCGGGCGGCATCGAGGTTGGCCAGCGCCGTGGTCACTCGAATCTCCGCCGCGCGGAGCGCTGCAAGCTGCGTCGTCAGGGTGGCGCCCACCTCGCGACGGGCGTCAGCGGCCTGAGCCGCGGCCGACTCATAGTCGCTGCGGCGCGTGGCAATCTGCTGCTCGCGCTGAAAGCGATTGAACAGCGGGTAACTGAACCCGAGATTCATCGAGCGGCTGTTGTAGAGCTGATACTCGTTGAGACGGCTGCCGGCAAACGAGGTGTTGGCCGTCAGATTGAGGCTCGGGAAGTAGAGCGACTTGGCAGCGCTCAGGTTGGCCGCAGCCGCGTCCTCGGCGGCTTCGGTCCGCAGCACGTGCGGGGCCTGCCGCAGCGCCTCGGCGCGCAGGGCATTGGTGTCGGCCACGTTCGCGGCGCCGAAAAGCGACGAATCGATTACGGCGCTGACCCGGCCGTCCTCGCCAATCAGCCGACCCAGCCCCGCCTCACTCGCGGCAAGTTGTCGTTCCTCGGAGGCCAGCCGAAGCCGGGCCTCGTTCAGCGTAACCGTGGCGGTCAGCGAGTCCGCGACGTTGGCGGCGCGGGTCGCCAGCCGGGCAATCGCGATCTGAAACTGCTCCTCGGCGCGTCGGATGGCCTCCCGCCGCACCGCGACGAGCTGCGCCGTCTGCGCCGCGTCGATGAACGCTCTCGTGGTGCGGAGGCGGTTCTGGGCCCGCTGATAGTCGACGGCGGCGTCGGCCTGGGCGCGTGATGCTCTTGCAGCAGTCAGGTCGCGTCCGCGGCGGAAGCCGGTGAACAAGTCGTAGGTCGCGCTGGCACCGAGGCTCAAGCTCGAATTGGTGGAGCCGCCAGGCAGAATCTCGTTGGTCGTTGGGTCGAGGCGGGACGGACCGTCGGAAAAGCTGGTGCCCCAGGTCGCCGTCGCGCGGAGGTCGGGGAGAAACTGCCCGTAGGCGGTTCGTACCGCGGCCGACGTGTTGCGATAGGTACCGAGCGCCTGGATGACCTGGGGGTCGACCCGTTCGGCCCGGTCCAGGGCCTCCTGGAGGGTCATCCGCCGCTCCTGCGCATGAGCTGGGTGCAGGATCACGACGCCGAGGGACGCGGCAAGAATGATATGTCTTAGAGCCATGGGGCCTTGGGCCACGGGTCAGTTAGGTTCGCCAAATGGAAGCGGTGCTGCAAGGATGCGCCAACCCTGAAAAGGGACGCAGGCCAATCTTTTCAATCTTGGGAACGCGGGTGGCAGCCCCATGACATCAACATTACGGGGCGATGACAGTCCGGCGTAGCTCAGGAGCGTCCCCACGCAGGGCTATGGCCAGACCTTCGGTGCCTCTGACATGGGCTTAGGCTCGGTCGGGCATCGGCACGGTCGGGTCAGTTGTCCCGGTCGTTGGCGCTCCCGCGGCGACCGGTGGCGCGTGCCAGCTCCGCTTCCGCTGCGATGTATCCAAAGGCGCCCCACTGCGGGGTCGTCAGCACCTGCTCGAAGGTTCGGCGAGCCTGGGCCCGGCGCCCGTTGTAGAGATGCCAGTTGCCGATGCCGTACCCGACGCCGGCATCCTGGATTGCATCCTGCGTACCAGACCATCCCAGCACCGAGTCGGCCGACAACTCGCCCTTGTACACCAGCAGGAGGCGATGATACGCGCCGTTCTCGATGATGTCCATGTCCGCCCGGATCGGCTCGAGCACTTTGGCGGCGTCGGCCGTTCTGCCGAGCCGGCGGAGCGTCATGTAGAGCCAGTGGCTCGTGGCGACGACCATGTCCGGATTGACCGCCGCGGCAACATCCTCCTGATAGTATGGCAGCGCCTTGGCGAACTCCCCCTTGAGGTAGTGGGCCAGACCGAGATGGTATCGGATGTTGGTGTTGAGCGTGCTGATCGGGATGCCACGGGCGTTCGGAATGCCATCAGGCTCGACCTCGTCGCGTCGTCCCCGGATCAGGCCGTAGGCGTGCTCGAGGTCCTTGATGGCGGCATCGAAGCGCCGGATCGTGATGAAACGATGCCCTCGATGCCGGTACAGTCGCGGGTCCATGGGATGCTGCGCAATGCCCCGCGAGAAGATCTCGATGGCCTCGGCGTGGCGACCCAGGTAAGCCAGGCGACGCCCCAGCCAGATGATCGAGTCGGCGTTGGCCGGTGTGCGCTCCCATGCGGCGCGCGCGGCCGCATAGTTCTTCTCGTACACGGCTTGGACCTCGGGCGGCAGCACGGGGCGCCGGAGGGGCTTGCCGAGGAGTGACATGGCCTCGACCGGCGGCTCGGCCGCCTGCGCAACGAGCGTGGCGGGCGGAGCGCCCGCCGCGGTCAGTGCCGCGAGCAGCAGGGCATAACGCATGGTGATCTCCCGAACTTCGAGACGGCGAGCGCCCCACAGGCTCGGCGAACCTTGCGGGACGCCGGCCGGAGGGGCGCTCGGAACAAACCCGCGATCAACTAACGAGCGGCGCGCTTGGCCTTCCGCACCGTCCGCTTCACGGCCTTCTTCGCCCGCTTGGTCCCGCTCGCCGCCTTGGTCTTGGCGGCCTTGGCCTTCGCGGCAGCGCGCGCCCGAAGCGTCCGGACGCCCGTCGTCGCGGCCACGGCGGCCAACGCGCCAGCGCCGACGGCCGCCGCACCCTTGGCTGCCGACTTGAGACCCCGTTTGATCTTCCGCTTGCGAATCTCGCCCTTCACTTTGCTCTCGACCTTCGAGGCCGCCTTCTTGATCTTCTTAATCGCGTTCCGAGCGGCGCTGCCGAGCTTGGATCTCGCCATGGTGACTCCTTGGGTACCGGTCTAACTGCGTAGGCCCGATGGCCAACCATAGGTTGGTGACGCAAAATCTGGCCTGATCCGCACAGGAACGGTACCCATGATGCCCTAATCCCGCCCGCTCAGCCATTGGGAGTTACCTTTCACTTCCCGGCCCCCCTCTTGGAACACGGAGACGGTCGGGCTCGTAGACTTCTCAGAGTCTTCGATTCGCTCGACACTCGGATCAGGGAGTTGCTTGGATGAAACGTCTGCGCATGGCGTTGCTCGTGCTTGGCGGTCTTGCGTCAAGCCACGCGGCAGCGGCCCAGGATCGGTCGGACAGCCTGCCGCTCAAGTCGGCTCGTGTGGCCCGGTTCACTACGACACAGGGAACCTGGATTTCCCTCGATGTGAGTCCGGACGGCCGACGGATCGTCTTCGATCTGCTCGGCGATCTGTACACCATCCCGATCACCGGCGGCAAGGCTACCCGCCTCACCAGCGGCCTTGCCTATGACGCGCAGCCTCGTTGGAGCCCCGATGGTTCCAAGCTCGTGTTCGTTTCCGATCGGAGTGGCGGTGACAACATCTACGTCGCGAACGCTGACGGATCCGGCATCCGACGCCTGACTCACGGCAACCACGGTTGGCATATCTCGCCGGCCTGGTTGCCGGACGGGCAGTATATCGTGGCGTCGTCATCCGGCACGAACTTCGGGTCGCCCAAGCTCCACCTCTATGACGTCTCGGGCGGCACCGGGCTGCAGCTGACTCGCGCCCCGGGTCCGCTGGCGTACTTTGGTGCGGCGCCGTCTCCCGATGGTCGCTACATCTACTACGCCGCACGACAGGGGATCTGGCAGTACAACGCCGCCATGCCCCAATTCCAGATTGGCGTCTATGACCGCCAGGCGGGCACCACGACGACGCTGTCGAGCCGGCTCGGCTCGGCGGTCCGTCCGGCAATCTCGCCCGACGGCAAGTGGCTGACGTATGGCAGCCGCGACGGGCAGGAGACCGGTCTCCGGATCCGCGAACTGGCCACCGGCGTCGAGCGCTGGTTGGCCTTCCCGATTCAGCGCGACAACATCGAAGCGATTCCCGATCACGACGCGCTGCCCGGCTATGCCTTTACCCCGGACTCCCGCGCCGTCGTGCTTTCCTACGGCGGCGAGATCTGGCGCGTGCCGGTCGACGGCACGGCGCCGACCAAGATCCCGTTCAGCGTCGACGCCGAGGTGGCGATTGGTCCGCAGGTGGCGTTCGAGTATCCGATCGAGGATACCCCGACCTTCACCGTCCGTCAGATCCGCAATGCGGTGCCTTCCCCCGACGGGCGTCGGGTGGCGTTCACGGCCCTCGACCGCATCTATATCGCTGAGCTGCCCGACGGCGCACCGCGCCGGGCCACCAGCAGCGAGGTGGGCGAGTACTATCCCGCCTGGTCACCCGACGGTGGTTCGCTGGCCTATGTAACCTGGGATGGTCGTGACGGCGCGCTGATGCGGGTCAGCGCCAGTGGAGGGCAGC is a window encoding:
- a CDS encoding efflux RND transporter permease subunit, whose product is MSIAASALRRPVTTIAAVLAMVLLGAVSLGKLPVSLLPDVQLPVLTIRTAYPGAAPEEVSRFIAEQIEEAVAATPGLVELKSVSRTGEATTTLRFAWGTSMPTTVLQVRERLDNARGKLPERAERPTLLTSDPGERPIAVLGLTGSGDLRSIARTARDVHARRLEQLAGVASVAVAGEPEDEIRVEIDPERTRALGITPDDVASAVRSANPQAPGGTVRRGQFRFSLRALTEFQTVQEIASTPVGPTRSGITLRDVGSVSLGLADPTTITTLDSKPAVGLVVYKDAGANTVAVTRDIYRAIDLLREEFPDLQIRVVAAQAEFVNDALSNLTQEIFIGGALSLLVILLFLRDWRSSLTIGLMVPLSVMVALTLLQLMGVTINILSLGGLALGIGLLVDNAIVVAEVTNRHIERGLGRFEAARLGTEEVTGPLIAGTLTTLLVFGPIVFVEGLAAALFRDLSLSVVMSVGASLVLALTLMPVLLTRGKVPNAKAPRPSTGFLGAADRVGHRLEGLYEAGMRWSLQHPFAVIAISAVVTLSTIAVASRMPREILPRVDEGIAVAYLRLPEGTAIEETARQARRLEEAAMTLGSAGIYSRIGVATDEEVLAGADPGTSASAQLLLPVPDRMGAAAFAERLRQAVPDLAQGGLAIDLAGQSEFGSLIGREGRLVRVEVAGPRLDESARWADAIRAKLAGVASLADVRDAYAGTQPTIEVTLDRAQMARLGITASQVANTLAGGLGGVNSGDFRETDRRTPIRVRFTGSFNEDLQTALAIPIRGVPVGQLVSVKDIRAPIEVVRINQRPVSVVEAVAEEGGLNRATRDVRRALEGVDLPPGVDVTLGGAEAEQRRTTNQLMLVAVLSVALVFLVLAGEFASFTTPLVVLLTVPLAGAGGILLLWLTGQSINAVALIGIVVMIGMADNEAIVKLDAIGRFRELGHSIEEAIVLGGQQRLRAIAMTSITTIAGVLPLVFGWGAGGELYQPLAASVIGGSITALLVTFFLMPTVYAMVERRKLARAARAS
- a CDS encoding efflux RND transporter periplasmic adaptor subunit, with amino-acid sequence MKRSLAGAALLRTMIAVALPLFVVAGCKKAEPDSGSGDGEDGGESSTGSVTLPVVGQAVRQGDLVLSIVTTGQVRSDGVAMLKSETTGPITAVKVRPGDRVTQGQVLVEVDPRELDLAVEQAQASLDDAKLKVLDNIIGDSIVTGRAVTGERLRSAEIRAGLDRAKAELERAKLQRERATIVAPFSGVVDEVRVAVGERLSQGQDIGRIVDLSNLRVEASVLEHDLPLIRIGGDATVTAAAVADRPISGRIAAILPMVDSTTRAGRAVVRIGSNSVLRPGMYADVRLEATRLPGRVVVPSSAVIERDGRPLVFVARDGRAQWVYIFPGRSNGLETEVLPDSATGQIPVAAGDTVLIEGHLTLTHDAPVRMVARQERGTR
- a CDS encoding TolC family protein, with amino-acid sequence MALRHIILAASLGVVILHPAHAQERRMTLQEALDRAERVDPQVIQALGTYRNTSAAVRTAYGQFLPDLRATATWGTSFSDGPSRLDPTTNEILPGGSTNSSLSLGASATYDLFTGFRRGRDLTAARASRAQADAAVDYQRAQNRLRTTRAFIDAAQTAQLVAVRREAIRRAEEQFQIAIARLATRAANVADSLTATVTLNEARLRLASEERQLAASEAGLGRLIGEDGRVSAVIDSSLFGAANVADTNALRAEALRQAPHVLRTEAAEDAAAANLSAAKSLYFPSLNLTANTSFAGSRLNEYQLYNSRSMNLGFSYPLFNRFQREQQIATRRSDYESAAAQAADARREVGATLTTQLAALRAAEIRVTTALANLDAARALVRVQLERYRIGSLTIDVLSRAQEQLDAAEAEAVRARFEYILAKAEIEALIGRTL